The genomic interval CGTAGCGTCGGCCGCATGATCGAAGCGACGGAACTCACCAAACGCTACGGCGGGCGAACCGCCGTCGACCGGCTGTCCTTCACGGTCCGGCCGGGCCGGGTGACCGGCTTCCTCGGCCCGAACGGCGCCGGGAAATCGACCACCATGCGCCTGATCCTGGGCCTCGACTCCGCGAGCGCGGGGCGCGTCACCGTGGGCGGCAAGGCCTACACGGACCTGCCCGTACCGCTGCGGGCGGTCGGCTCCCTGCTCGACGCCAAGGGTGTCCACGGCGGCCGGTCCGCCTACCACCACCTGGCCGGACTCGCCGCGAGCAACGGCATTCCGCGCCGCCGCGTCGAGGAGGTGCTGGACCTGGTCGGCCTCCCGGCGGAGACGGCCCGCAGGCGCACCAAGGGCTTCTCGCTCGGCATGGGCCAGCGGCTGGGCATCGCGGCGGCACTGATCGGGGACCCGGAGGTGCTGATCCTCGACGAGCCGGTCAACGGCCTCGACACCGAGGGCATCCGCTGGATCCGCGAACTCATGAAGTCCCTGGCGGCGGAGGGCCGTACGGTCTTCCTCTCCAGCCACCTCATGAGCGAGATGGAACTGACGGCCGACCACCTCATCGTGATCGGACAGGGCCGGCTCATCGCGGACACGACCACGCGCGACTTCATCGAGACCAACTCCCGCGCGCACACCCTCGTCAGGTCCCCCGAACCGGAACGGCTGCGCACCCTGCTGGAAGCGGCCGGAGCCCACGTACGGCTGGACGCCAGGGGCGGCTGGCGGGTCGACGGCCCCGACGCCCCGGCCATCGGCGACCTGGCCCGGGACCACGGGGTCGCCGTCCACGAACTCACGCCGGCCCGCTCCTCCTTGGAGGAGGTCTACACGACGCTGTCGCGGTCCTCGGTGGAGTACCGGGCCGAGGACCGGAGCTCGTCGACGCCCCGGAAGGAGACAGTCCGATGACCACGACCACGCTCACCCTTCCCGCCACCCGCACGAAACGGACCGGCTTCCGGGAGGCCCTCGCCTACGAATGGATCAA from Streptomyces sp. CA-278952 carries:
- a CDS encoding ABC transporter ATP-binding protein, yielding MIEATELTKRYGGRTAVDRLSFTVRPGRVTGFLGPNGAGKSTTMRLILGLDSASAGRVTVGGKAYTDLPVPLRAVGSLLDAKGVHGGRSAYHHLAGLAASNGIPRRRVEEVLDLVGLPAETARRRTKGFSLGMGQRLGIAAALIGDPEVLILDEPVNGLDTEGIRWIRELMKSLAAEGRTVFLSSHLMSEMELTADHLIVIGQGRLIADTTTRDFIETNSRAHTLVRSPEPERLRTLLEAAGAHVRLDARGGWRVDGPDAPAIGDLARDHGVAVHELTPARSSLEEVYTTLSRSSVEYRAEDRSSSTPRKETVR